The following proteins come from a genomic window of Triticum aestivum cultivar Chinese Spring chromosome 6A, IWGSC CS RefSeq v2.1, whole genome shotgun sequence:
- the LOC123128887 gene encoding GATA transcription factor 11 encodes MASGRFMEEMMREHEQSLLEATCGGLFDHIEDLLDFPKEDSAEDVLLLDAPVPDSPLAARVLAGGAPPPAPASLEQQQQQASLMVPPPPPAGDHSAAFLGALGDTHIGTCDELDMDMAQLEWLSGLFDDTSIPHEPAFACAAPIIRASALSANAGVVLPDKMEDALFRSSSPTSVLEDGANNVNVNMNNNNSGGSSASSTSSSASSSSESFSGSGRPWSVPLSPRPEPPVLVIPARARSKRSRASAFPAAIRAAVPAPETILVPTPMFSSTSSYSEEPECIAESNSQPKKKKKAKRPTPPVTSDAEGDADYEEGSGLAPGEVRRCMHCQIDKTPQWRAGPLGPKTLCNACGVRYKSGRLFPEYRPAASPTFVPAIHSNSHKKVVEMRQKVEPKGDDLLQFIRRRD; translated from the exons ATGGCGAGCGGGCGGTTCATGGAGGAGATGATGAGGGAGCACGAGCAGAGCCTGCTAGAGGCGACGTGCGGCGGCCTGTTCGACCACATCGAGGACCTGCTCGACTTCCCCaaggaggactcggcggaggacgTGCTGCTCCTCGACGCGCCGGTGCCTGACAGCCCCCTCGCCGCGCGCGTCCTCGCCGGCGGCGCGCCCCCGCCGGCGCCGGCCtcgctggagcagcagcagcagcaggcgtcGCTCAtggtgcccccgcccccgcccgCCGGGGACCACTCCGCGGCCTTCCTCGGCGCCCTCGGAGACACCCACATTGGCACG TGCGACGAGCTGGACATGGACATGGCGCAGCTCGAGTGGCTGTCGGGGCTGTTCGACGACACCTCCATCCCGCACGAGCCGGCCTTCGCCTGCGCCGCGCCCATCATCAGGGCCTCCGCGCTGAGTGCCAACGCCGGCGTCGTGCTGCCCGACAAGATGGAGGACGCGCTCTTCCGCAGCTCCAGCCCCACCTCCGTGCTCGAGGACGGCGCGAACAATGTCAACGTGAACATGAACAACAACAACAGCGGGGGCTCCTCGGCGTCGTCGACGTCGTCGTCGGCATCGTCCTCCTCGGAGTCATTCTCCGGGAGCGGCCGCCCGTGGTCTGTGCCGCTGTCGCCGCGCCCGGAGCCGCCGGTGCTCGTCATCCCGGCGCGCGCGCGCAGCAAGCGGTCCCGCGCCTCAGCGTTCCCCGCTGCCATCCGCGCCGCTGTGCCCGCGCCCGAGACCATCCTCGTGCCGACGCCCATgttctcctccacctcctcctactCGGAGGAGCCCGAGTGCATTGCCGAGTCCAACTcgcagcccaagaagaagaagaaggccaagaggccGACCCCTCCGGTCACCTCTGATGCTGAGGGCGACGCCGACTACGAGGAAGGCAGCGGCCTCGCGCCCGGCGAGGTGCGGAGGTGTATGCATTGCCAGATCGACAAGACGCCGCAGTGGCGCGCTGGGCCGCTGGGGCCCAAGACGCTCTGCAACGCATGCGGCGTCCGCTACAAGTCCGGCCGCCTCTTCCCGGAGTACCGCCCGGCGGCCAGCCCCACCTTCGTGCCAGCCATCCACTCCAACTCCCACAAGAAGGTGGTGGAGATGCGCCAGAAGGTTGAGCCCAAGGGCGACGACCTGCTGCAGTTCATCCGCCGCCGGGATTGA